The Bacteroidota bacterium genome contains a region encoding:
- a CDS encoding polyprenyl synthetase family protein has translation MKHTNPGRVYDAYRVRVEEKLRSLADHNTPVSVSRPIRYVLSGRGKRIRSLLVLFSCEAVGGNPRRALDTAAAMEILHNFTLVHDDVMDNSELRRGRATVHERWNPNIAILSGDELVALAYRSLLRTDTRRLKEILVVFTESFIEVCEGQALDKEFEIRKDVSLEEYLSMIGKKTGRMIAAATEIGGLVGGGTRGEVAALRAFGEHLGRAFQIRDDLLDAVGSEDQFGKKIGSDIRERKKTYLFLTALGRARGGDRSFLSSLRTRNGITTRVVDRVRGIYVRTGTIEAAERAIERSTARAQESLRPIKPGRGKELLLWLSHRLLDRAS, from the coding sequence TTGAAGCATACAAATCCCGGGCGGGTCTACGACGCCTACAGAGTTCGCGTCGAAGAAAAACTGCGGTCGCTCGCCGATCACAACACGCCCGTCTCAGTCTCCCGGCCCATTCGCTACGTCCTTTCCGGACGGGGAAAACGGATCCGGTCTCTCCTCGTCCTCTTCTCGTGTGAAGCCGTGGGGGGCAATCCCCGCCGCGCGCTGGACACGGCGGCGGCGATGGAAATTCTCCACAACTTCACGCTCGTCCACGACGACGTCATGGACAACTCCGAGCTCCGGAGGGGAAGGGCGACGGTGCACGAGCGGTGGAACCCGAATATCGCCATTCTTTCGGGAGACGAGCTTGTCGCCCTGGCGTACCGTTCCCTTCTCAGGACCGACACACGCCGCCTGAAGGAAATTCTCGTCGTCTTCACCGAATCGTTCATCGAGGTCTGCGAGGGACAGGCGCTCGACAAGGAGTTCGAGATCCGGAAGGACGTTTCCCTGGAGGAATATCTGTCGATGATCGGGAAGAAAACCGGCAGGATGATCGCAGCCGCCACGGAGATCGGCGGCCTGGTCGGAGGCGGAACGCGGGGGGAAGTCGCCGCACTCCGCGCATTCGGAGAACACCTCGGGAGAGCCTTCCAGATCCGGGACGATCTCCTCGACGCCGTCGGGAGCGAGGATCAGTTCGGCAAAAAGATCGGGAGCGACATCAGGGAACGGAAGAAAACCTACCTGTTTCTCACGGCGCTCGGGCGCGCGCGGGGGGGCGACCGCTCCTTCCTGAGCTCCCTTCGGACAAGAAACGGCATTACCACCCGCGTGGTCGACCGCGTCCGCGGCATCTACGTTCGCACCGGCACAATTGAGGCGGCCGAACGCGCCATCGAGCGGAGCACGGCCCGCGCGCAGGAATCGCTGAGGCCGATCAAACCGGGAAGGGGAAAAGAACTCCTCCTCTGGCTCTCGCACCGGCTTCTCGACAGAGCGTCCTAG
- a CDS encoding bifunctional phosphoglucose/phosphomannose isomerase, which translates to MNQSTVDLYDKSGMRELLAAFPLQAREAVAIAKRSAVPIDSRGIDNVVVTGLGGSAIAGDLLRSYLAAELRVPFIVNRNYVLPEFVGPGSLVIVSSYSGDTEETVSAHLDARKRKARVLCISTNGETARLARKFRQTVISIPKRLPPRAALGYSFFPMLIALVKMKFVRAREKDLRETLALLERSSRRFNSLEPKRNPALQIAQKLYGKLPVIYSAADRLDAVGVRWRGQLAENAKVLAFGNVLPEMNHNELVGWRVLRRQMNEMAVIFLRDRQDHKRVGMRIDITKSVVSEYASSITEITSEGNSLLARLFYLVHLGDWVSFYLAMLNGMDPTPVKIIDYLKWELGKAR; encoded by the coding sequence ATGAACCAATCAACCGTTGATCTGTACGACAAATCGGGCATGCGTGAACTTCTTGCGGCGTTCCCGCTCCAGGCCCGGGAGGCCGTCGCCATCGCGAAGCGGAGCGCCGTGCCGATCGACAGCCGGGGGATCGACAACGTCGTCGTCACCGGACTCGGGGGTTCGGCCATCGCCGGCGATCTGCTCCGCTCCTATCTCGCCGCGGAACTCCGCGTCCCGTTTATCGTCAACCGCAACTACGTGCTGCCGGAGTTCGTCGGCCCGGGATCGCTCGTGATCGTTTCGAGCTATTCGGGCGACACCGAGGAGACGGTCTCGGCGCATCTGGACGCAAGGAAACGAAAGGCCCGGGTCCTCTGCATCAGCACAAACGGCGAAACCGCCCGGCTCGCGCGGAAATTCAGGCAGACGGTCATTTCCATCCCCAAGCGGCTCCCGCCGAGGGCCGCTCTCGGATACTCGTTCTTTCCGATGCTCATCGCCCTCGTCAAAATGAAATTCGTCCGGGCGCGGGAGAAAGACCTGCGGGAAACGCTCGCCCTCCTCGAACGCTCATCGAGGAGATTTAATTCGCTCGAGCCGAAGCGCAACCCGGCGCTTCAGATTGCCCAGAAACTCTACGGCAAACTGCCGGTGATCTACTCCGCCGCGGACCGGTTGGACGCGGTCGGCGTCCGGTGGAGGGGGCAGCTCGCCGAGAACGCCAAGGTCCTCGCTTTCGGAAACGTGCTTCCGGAGATGAACCATAACGAGCTCGTGGGCTGGAGGGTCCTGCGCCGGCAGATGAACGAAATGGCGGTTATTTTTCTCCGGGACCGTCAGGATCACAAACGCGTGGGCATGCGGATCGACATTACGAAGAGCGTGGTCAGCGAATACGCCTCGAGCATCACCGAAATCACGAGCGAGGGGAACTCCCTCCTCGCGAGACTCTTCTACCTGGTCCACCTGGGCGACTGGGTGAGCTTTTATCTCGCGATGCTGAACGGCATGGACCCGACCCCCGTCAAGATCATCGATTATTTGAAATGGGAGCTGGGGAAGGCCAGGTAG
- a CDS encoding BamA/TamA family outer membrane protein: MCRRLIPYSLLLFLLVTTSRAQFFYFGENKVQYTDFDWHVLKTEHFDIYYYPEMVDLAERGAFLAEESYKVLEQKFSHNVTNRIPLIFYSSHLHFQQTNTTPGFVSEGTGGFFEFLKGRVVIPYDGSMWDFRHVIRHELTHVFMHSKINRILSDHRMSQDHLPPLWFVEGLAEYWSTDWDDQAEMVIRDAVVSNYLVPLSDMDQIFGTFLMYKEGQNILQFISERYGEEKILLLMENFWKSGSFDEIFKLTIDRNYRQFDEDWTYALKKKYYPLLAASDQPSAASKPIVMEGFNSKPVYAKRGDKKELYFIGNHTGYTSIFRVSLDSGAERKPVTIIEGEKTDEFEAFHIFQSKLDVSAGGILAFITKSGENDALHLYDLAAEKIVETYHFKDLVVLGSPSWSPDGKRIVFNAVDKSGTSDLYVWDTERSVLTRLTNDVYDDRDPDWSPSGETIVFSSDRTPYGEHGKYNLFLYDVKTEQIRYLTYGNETYSAPRWSPDGRAMIFTCDRGGARNVWMMKIDSAGARPAEMRKVTEFTTAAFDPTWEDSTMIFAAFENFRFQIRAVPGIYAAYDSSATRVPMDFVVKEKPWSPGTIAGESEVKTLRYTGEYSLDIAQSQIATDPVFGTNGGAFLALSDLLGNEQYYFLLYNTAQASDELLSSFNIAISRISLQQRTSFAYGIYRFSGRRYDLTDPDQFFFERVFGGYFTLSYPISRFKRIAADISLSNSQKDASDLGIAGVEQSNLDLARHALFLSNSISFTHDNSLWGPSGPLDGNRFNVTLGYTTDIQYSNANYYSVIFDYRQYFRLAERSAYALRLWLFYNDGKEARRFFMGGSWDLRGYDRFSLRGKKLWLASNELRFPFLDQVAIRFPFGGLTLVGIRGALFFDAGNAWDDEYLQTLGSIGAGARLNLGGALVLRYDLGKRIEENFTKLQTGLFHQFFFGWDF, encoded by the coding sequence ATGTGCCGCCGGCTGATCCCATATTCCCTCCTGCTGTTTCTCCTCGTCACCACCTCCCGGGCGCAGTTCTTCTACTTCGGCGAGAACAAGGTCCAGTACACCGATTTCGACTGGCATGTGCTGAAGACGGAGCATTTCGACATCTATTACTATCCCGAGATGGTGGACCTCGCCGAGCGCGGCGCGTTTCTCGCGGAAGAGAGCTACAAGGTGCTCGAGCAAAAGTTCAGCCATAACGTCACCAACCGCATCCCTCTGATTTTTTACAGCTCCCACCTTCACTTCCAGCAGACCAACACGACTCCGGGGTTCGTTTCGGAAGGAACCGGCGGGTTCTTCGAGTTTTTGAAAGGGCGCGTCGTGATTCCCTACGACGGCTCGATGTGGGATTTCCGGCACGTGATCCGGCACGAGCTGACGCACGTGTTCATGCACAGCAAGATCAACCGGATCCTCTCCGATCACCGCATGTCGCAGGACCATTTGCCCCCGCTCTGGTTCGTGGAAGGCCTTGCGGAGTACTGGTCGACCGACTGGGACGACCAGGCGGAGATGGTCATCCGCGACGCAGTCGTCAGCAATTACCTCGTGCCGCTGAGCGACATGGACCAGATCTTCGGAACATTCCTGATGTACAAGGAGGGGCAGAACATCCTCCAGTTCATCTCGGAACGGTACGGAGAGGAAAAAATTCTCCTGTTGATGGAGAACTTCTGGAAGTCCGGCTCGTTCGACGAGATTTTCAAGCTGACGATCGACCGGAATTACCGCCAGTTCGACGAAGACTGGACCTACGCGCTCAAGAAAAAGTATTATCCCCTTCTCGCGGCGTCCGACCAGCCGAGCGCGGCCTCCAAACCGATCGTGATGGAGGGGTTCAATTCGAAACCGGTCTACGCGAAGCGGGGCGACAAGAAGGAGCTCTACTTCATCGGTAACCACACCGGGTATACGAGCATCTTCCGCGTTTCCCTCGACAGCGGGGCGGAGCGGAAACCGGTTACGATCATCGAGGGGGAAAAGACCGACGAGTTCGAAGCGTTTCACATCTTCCAGAGCAAACTGGACGTCTCCGCGGGCGGGATCCTCGCCTTCATCACCAAGAGCGGGGAAAACGACGCGCTCCATCTCTACGACCTCGCCGCCGAGAAGATCGTCGAGACCTACCACTTCAAGGACCTCGTCGTTCTCGGCTCGCCCTCCTGGTCTCCCGACGGTAAACGGATCGTCTTCAACGCCGTCGACAAGTCCGGCACAAGCGATCTCTACGTGTGGGACACCGAACGAAGCGTCCTGACGCGGCTGACAAACGACGTCTACGACGACCGCGACCCGGACTGGTCCCCGTCGGGCGAAACAATCGTCTTTTCTTCCGACCGGACCCCGTACGGGGAACACGGGAAATACAACCTGTTCCTCTACGACGTCAAGACGGAGCAGATACGCTATCTGACCTACGGCAACGAGACGTATTCCGCGCCCCGCTGGTCGCCCGACGGGCGCGCGATGATCTTCACCTGCGACCGCGGAGGGGCGCGCAACGTCTGGATGATGAAGATCGACAGCGCGGGCGCGCGGCCGGCGGAAATGCGCAAAGTCACCGAATTCACGACCGCCGCGTTCGATCCGACGTGGGAGGACAGCACGATGATCTTCGCCGCGTTCGAGAATTTCCGCTTCCAGATCCGGGCCGTCCCCGGGATCTATGCGGCATATGATTCGTCCGCGACCAGAGTCCCGATGGACTTCGTGGTGAAAGAGAAGCCCTGGTCACCCGGAACGATCGCGGGGGAGTCGGAGGTGAAAACGCTTCGCTACACCGGCGAGTACAGCCTGGATATCGCCCAGAGCCAGATCGCGACCGACCCCGTGTTCGGGACGAACGGGGGGGCGTTCCTCGCCCTCAGCGACCTTCTCGGGAACGAGCAGTACTACTTCCTCCTCTATAATACCGCCCAGGCCTCGGATGAGCTTCTTTCGAGCTTCAATATCGCCATTTCAAGAATTTCCCTCCAGCAGCGCACGAGCTTCGCGTACGGGATCTACCGGTTCAGCGGGCGGCGCTACGATCTCACCGACCCGGACCAGTTCTTTTTCGAGCGGGTCTTCGGCGGCTACTTCACGCTGAGTTATCCGATCTCCCGGTTCAAACGAATCGCCGCGGACATCAGCCTGAGCAACTCGCAGAAGGACGCGTCGGACCTGGGGATCGCCGGCGTCGAGCAGTCAAACCTCGACCTCGCCCGGCACGCGCTGTTCCTTTCGAACTCGATCTCGTTCACGCACGATAATTCCCTGTGGGGCCCCAGCGGGCCGCTCGACGGGAACCGGTTCAACGTCACGCTCGGCTACACGACCGACATCCAGTACTCGAACGCGAACTACTATTCGGTCATATTCGACTACCGGCAGTATTTCCGCCTCGCCGAGCGCTCCGCCTACGCGCTCAGGCTCTGGCTCTTCTACAACGACGGAAAGGAGGCGCGCAGATTCTTCATGGGAGGAAGCTGGGACCTCCGGGGGTACGACCGGTTCTCCCTCCGCGGCAAGAAGCTCTGGCTGGCGAGCAACGAATTGAGATTCCCGTTCCTCGATCAGGTCGCGATCAGGTTCCCGTTCGGGGGATTGACGCTGGTGGGGATCCGGGGAGCGCTCTTTTTCGACGCGGGAAACGCGTGGGACGACGAGTACCTGCAGACGCTCGGAAGCATCGGCGCCGGAGCCCGCCTGAACCTCGGCGGGGCGCTGGTCCTGCGGTATGATCTTGGAAAACGGATCGAAGAGAACTTCACAAAGCTGCAAACCGGGTTGTTCCACCAATTCTTTTTCGGATGGGACTTCTGA
- a CDS encoding Crp/Fnr family transcriptional regulator — protein MNLPSVAQPQLPADLGEAMEFIRNVPIFSDIEGAELTKIVRVGVRKKYKKGSIILLEEETGAALFVIISGKVKIVRTDDDGREVILSILGENDFFGEMSILDGLARSASVVAITKAELFMIHRRDFLKLMQDVPAVAISLLKELTMRLRKADAQIKSLSLKDAAGRVANVILQLADDIGTIRKGRVEIDELPLQQDLANMAGTSRETISRVVHMFIKKAHLELQGNKLIINDYEKFKNLYI, from the coding sequence ATGAACCTGCCGAGCGTCGCGCAGCCTCAGCTTCCGGCGGATCTTGGGGAAGCCATGGAGTTTATCCGGAACGTGCCGATATTCAGCGATATCGAGGGGGCCGAGTTGACAAAAATCGTCCGGGTCGGCGTGCGCAAGAAGTACAAGAAGGGGAGCATCATCCTCCTCGAAGAAGAGACCGGCGCCGCGCTGTTCGTCATCATCTCCGGCAAAGTGAAGATTGTGAGAACCGACGACGACGGGCGCGAGGTCATTCTCTCCATTTTGGGGGAGAATGATTTCTTCGGAGAGATGTCCATCCTCGACGGACTCGCCCGCTCGGCGAGCGTCGTGGCAATCACCAAAGCGGAGTTGTTTATGATCCACCGGAGGGACTTCCTGAAATTGATGCAGGATGTCCCGGCGGTTGCGATCTCCCTGCTGAAAGAATTGACGATGAGGCTCCGGAAAGCGGATGCGCAGATCAAGAGCCTCTCTCTGAAAGATGCCGCGGGACGGGTAGCGAACGTCATTCTTCAGCTTGCCGACGACATCGGGACGATCCGCAAGGGTCGCGTGGAAATCGATGAGCTCCCGCTCCAGCAGGACCTCGCGAACATGGCGGGCACCTCGCGGGAAACTATTTCCCGTGTGGTCCACATGTTCATCAAGAAGGCCCACCTGGAGCTCCAGGGCAACAAGCTGATCATCAACGACTACGAGAAGTTCAAGAACCTCTACATCTGA
- a CDS encoding HPr family phosphocarrier protein: protein MIEREVVIKNRTGLHTRPAATLVKTASKFNSEFLIFKDDMEINGKSIIGVMTLAAEQGSKLLLRFSGNDEEEAANAVVALFESGFDEE, encoded by the coding sequence ATGATCGAGCGTGAGGTGGTGATCAAGAACCGGACGGGCCTGCACACGCGGCCTGCGGCCACGCTGGTCAAGACGGCTTCGAAGTTCAACTCCGAATTCCTCATATTCAAGGACGACATGGAGATCAACGGCAAAAGCATCATCGGCGTGATGACGCTTGCGGCGGAACAGGGGTCGAAACTTCTTCTCCGGTTTTCGGGAAACGACGAAGAGGAGGCGGCGAACGCCGTGGTGGCTCTCTTCGAAAGCGGGTTCGACGAGGAATGA
- a CDS encoding PHP domain-containing protein, translated as METKADLHLHTTYSDGALSPYELIKKARGAGLDIISITDHDSVGAIEEAVAIGKEFDLEVIPGMELSANLDQLEVHILGYFMDYRNKSLLESLAVFREKRLRRAERIVGKLNRMNIPLNIETVLANAAGNAIGRPHIATAMVNEGHAESYRQAFSKYLGDGRPAYERKEEFSPEETVRLIASAGGLSFLAHPGRSLNDTLLARLIDSGLDGIEVIHPSHTPELVSYYRGIVNEYCLMECGGSDFHGGLKGDDEIIGRFGISSAAVDIMRRRLFAN; from the coding sequence GTGGAAACAAAGGCAGACCTTCATTTACATACCACCTATTCGGACGGCGCGCTCTCACCCTACGAGTTGATCAAGAAGGCCAGGGGCGCCGGTCTCGACATCATCAGCATCACCGACCACGACAGCGTCGGGGCGATCGAGGAGGCGGTGGCGATCGGGAAAGAGTTCGATCTTGAGGTCATCCCGGGGATGGAACTGAGCGCAAACCTCGATCAACTCGAGGTCCACATCCTGGGCTATTTCATGGACTACCGCAACAAATCCCTCCTCGAATCGCTTGCCGTCTTCCGCGAGAAACGGTTGCGCCGGGCCGAGCGGATCGTCGGAAAACTCAACAGGATGAATATTCCCCTCAACATCGAAACGGTCCTTGCGAACGCCGCGGGAAACGCGATCGGGCGCCCTCATATCGCGACCGCGATGGTAAACGAAGGGCACGCGGAATCGTACCGCCAGGCGTTCAGCAAATACCTGGGTGACGGACGGCCCGCCTACGAGCGGAAGGAAGAGTTTTCGCCCGAGGAGACCGTGAGGCTGATCGCAAGCGCGGGGGGACTCTCCTTCCTGGCGCACCCGGGCCGCTCGCTGAACGACACGCTTCTCGCACGGCTCATCGACTCTGGCCTGGACGGCATCGAAGTCATCCATCCGAGCCACACTCCCGAACTTGTCAGCTATTACCGCGGAATCGTGAACGAGTATTGCCTCATGGAATGCGGAGGATCGGATTTTCACGGGGGGTTGAAAGGCGACGATGAGATTATCGGGCGCTTCGGCATTTCCTCGGCGGCCGTCGATATCATGCGCCGCCGGCTCTTCGCCAACTGA
- a CDS encoding PQQ-binding-like beta-propeller repeat protein — protein sequence MRISLRLGLLSCFIGLAGCSYLRLQQGPVPSADDWTMYGGTIGRTNASRAEVNPPLTMLWENDASAGFGPYSGAIAGDYLFVGTLHGEVQAIDLRTGQTAGNYNFGTSLIGTPVIDHSEMYVAVSRSEESLLGYNLVTGTIDWRAKVGDIESSPLLMGGRLYVTSTEGTLSSVQAANGQVEWTFKLPPRVRTRMIRSSPASDGTSVIFGGDDGEVYAVGAADGKLRWSAKTDGSIVASPSVARGKVFVGSLDNSFYAFDAETGKRVWKQPLGARIFTSQAVNDRSVFVGTAGRYVYCLDAETGSIVWRSVTNSVLNSPPLVSGSVVYIGCLDKTLYAYAAATGELLWKYQTEGRIKTMPVAWKDMLFVLAEDRSVLAFKQSETR from the coding sequence ATGCGAATTTCCCTCCGGCTCGGTCTCCTCTCGTGCTTCATCGGCCTCGCGGGCTGCAGCTACCTCCGCCTTCAGCAGGGCCCGGTCCCGTCCGCCGATGACTGGACCATGTACGGCGGCACCATCGGCCGCACGAATGCGTCGCGCGCCGAGGTCAATCCCCCGCTCACCATGCTCTGGGAAAACGACGCATCCGCGGGGTTTGGACCCTACTCCGGGGCGATCGCCGGAGATTACCTGTTTGTCGGGACCCTCCACGGGGAGGTCCAGGCCATCGATCTCCGTACCGGCCAAACCGCGGGCAATTACAATTTTGGAACCTCCCTGATCGGCACGCCGGTGATCGACCATAGCGAGATGTATGTCGCGGTTTCCCGCAGCGAGGAGAGTCTTCTCGGCTACAACCTTGTGACCGGGACGATCGATTGGCGCGCGAAGGTCGGGGATATCGAATCCTCCCCCCTCCTGATGGGCGGGAGGTTGTACGTCACGTCGACGGAAGGGACGCTCTCCAGCGTGCAGGCCGCCAACGGCCAGGTCGAATGGACATTCAAGCTCCCGCCGCGGGTCCGGACGAGAATGATCCGCTCTTCCCCGGCCAGCGACGGAACATCCGTCATCTTCGGAGGAGACGACGGGGAGGTCTATGCCGTCGGCGCGGCGGACGGAAAACTCCGGTGGAGCGCGAAGACCGACGGGAGCATCGTGGCGTCGCCCTCTGTCGCCAGGGGGAAGGTTTTTGTCGGCTCCCTCGATAACTCGTTCTACGCCTTCGATGCTGAGACCGGGAAACGCGTCTGGAAGCAGCCCCTCGGGGCCAGGATATTTACTTCCCAGGCGGTCAACGACCGGTCAGTCTTTGTGGGCACAGCGGGGCGGTACGTTTATTGCCTGGACGCGGAAACCGGAAGCATCGTCTGGCGGTCTGTTACGAACAGCGTGCTGAATTCTCCCCCGCTCGTTTCCGGAAGCGTCGTCTACATCGGATGCCTCGACAAGACGTTGTATGCGTACGCCGCCGCCACCGGAGAGCTGCTCTGGAAATATCAGACCGAGGGGCGGATTAAAACCATGCCGGTCGCATGGAAGGACATGCTGTTTGTCCTTGCGGAAGACAGGTCGGTCCTCGCGTTCAAACAATCGGAGACCCGGTGA
- the ptsP gene encoding phosphoenolpyruvate--protein phosphotransferase — MPDKTPAREVVLNGIAASPGIAIGRVYLFTKTIPRVEEREVAAGDVEPEIERLTRAVEKASRELNKILLFARQKVGDAKARIFEAQIMILEDRVLLDAVVNRIRRERKNAEFIVSDEIGKYASLMMEANAEYMHERAHDIEDLKHRVIRSLHQEKLVSRLEESVIVIAHELTTADAIILSRNHVLGYATDKGGVTSHAALFSRSLKIPAVVGLGDISREAETGDLIVVDGYSGTVVINPSKERVQELERKREHLLTFEARLSELRDLPATTADNHSIELSANIELPEELEYVLLQGSQGVGLYRTESLLIGLDEIPSEEEQYLEYKKVVERLAPNRVIMRTFDIGGDKIAPETAEESNPFLGWRGIRICFDRPDLFMNQLRAMLRASAHGNLAVMFPMITTIGEVRKAKEFVGQAKSDLKREGIKFDEQIKLGVMIEVPSAALNARMIAAEVDFLSIGSNDLIQYLLAVDRGNSLVSKLYQTFDPGVLTTIKFIINAGHKEKKWVGICGEMAGNPLAVPLLIGFGIDEMSVVPGILPEIKKIVRSLRYDRLREIAAEVLKFPTAEESESYLRNFLREEIPDLPLDNDPAP, encoded by the coding sequence ATGCCCGATAAGACGCCGGCGAGGGAGGTCGTTCTCAACGGGATTGCGGCATCTCCGGGGATCGCGATCGGACGGGTCTATCTCTTCACGAAGACCATTCCGCGGGTCGAGGAGCGCGAGGTCGCGGCCGGCGACGTCGAGCCGGAAATCGAGCGGCTGACCAGGGCCGTCGAGAAGGCGTCCCGGGAGCTGAACAAGATCCTCCTCTTCGCCCGCCAGAAAGTCGGCGATGCGAAGGCGAGAATCTTCGAAGCCCAGATCATGATCCTGGAAGACCGGGTCCTGCTCGACGCCGTCGTCAACCGTATCAGGCGGGAGCGGAAGAACGCCGAGTTCATCGTAAGCGATGAAATCGGAAAGTACGCCAGTCTCATGATGGAGGCCAACGCCGAGTACATGCATGAACGGGCGCACGACATCGAGGACCTGAAACACCGGGTCATCCGAAGCCTGCACCAGGAAAAACTCGTCTCACGGCTCGAAGAATCCGTCATCGTGATCGCGCATGAGCTCACGACGGCGGACGCGATCATCCTCAGCCGGAACCATGTCCTCGGATATGCCACCGATAAGGGCGGAGTCACATCGCACGCCGCGCTCTTCTCCCGCTCGCTCAAGATTCCGGCGGTGGTCGGACTCGGAGATATCAGCCGGGAAGCGGAGACGGGCGACCTGATCGTGGTCGACGGGTACAGCGGCACGGTCGTGATCAATCCTTCCAAAGAACGCGTCCAGGAGCTCGAGCGGAAGCGTGAACACCTTCTGACGTTCGAGGCGAGACTTTCCGAACTGCGGGACCTTCCCGCGACCACGGCCGATAACCACAGCATCGAGCTCTCTGCGAATATAGAACTTCCCGAGGAGCTGGAATACGTCCTTCTGCAGGGCTCGCAAGGAGTGGGATTGTACCGTACGGAGAGCCTGCTCATAGGTCTGGACGAGATCCCGTCGGAGGAGGAGCAATACCTCGAGTACAAGAAGGTCGTCGAGCGGCTTGCCCCCAACCGGGTCATCATGCGGACCTTCGATATCGGCGGAGACAAGATCGCTCCCGAGACAGCGGAGGAATCGAACCCGTTCCTCGGCTGGAGGGGCATCCGTATCTGTTTCGACCGGCCCGACCTGTTCATGAACCAGCTCCGGGCGATGCTCCGCGCCAGCGCCCACGGGAATCTCGCCGTCATGTTCCCGATGATCACGACCATCGGCGAGGTGCGGAAGGCGAAGGAGTTCGTCGGTCAGGCAAAATCGGACCTGAAGCGCGAAGGGATCAAATTTGACGAACAGATCAAGCTCGGGGTCATGATCGAGGTCCCCTCGGCCGCCCTCAATGCGAGGATGATTGCGGCGGAAGTGGATTTCCTGAGCATCGGCTCGAACGATCTGATCCAGTACCTCCTCGCGGTCGACCGCGGAAACAGCCTCGTGTCGAAGCTTTACCAGACCTTCGACCCCGGGGTCCTCACGACCATAAAATTTATCATCAACGCGGGACACAAGGAAAAGAAATGGGTGGGGATTTGCGGAGAAATGGCGGGAAACCCCCTGGCCGTGCCCCTCTTGATCGGATTCGGGATCGATGAAATGAGCGTCGTACCGGGGATCCTTCCCGAAATCAAGAAAATCGTGCGGTCGTTGCGGTACGATCGTCTTCGGGAGATCGCGGCCGAAGTTCTGAAGTTCCCGACCGCGGAGGAGTCGGAATCGTACCTGCGAAACTTTCTCAGGGAGGAAATTCCCGACCTGCCGTTGGACAACGATCCCGCGCCCTGA
- a CDS encoding PEGA domain-containing protein yields MRLARAILLVAILHTGLMASAWGQDTSGQADASRQADSTLQTDTTAVSHSTVEIRTSVPGVRVYADSQYLGATPFPAAGLSEGMHTFHYVPPDADRWLSAAVLETLMVHPGDHLVRTVEFAPLYHIATEPYGATVRRNGIPVGETPVDLQLTPTRDLITVARPGYEEAAVAFTGGERSVHILLHPRIGPGNGAGGPTLADQQLVYLSGERSKSSFPIFLTTGATVLTGAAAAYFKIRADNYYDDYSRTGNQGSLDQVHRLDLASGISLAASELSLVTLAYFLLAR; encoded by the coding sequence GTGAGACTCGCCCGAGCCATCCTGCTCGTTGCAATCCTCCACACCGGACTGATGGCCTCCGCGTGGGGCCAGGACACTTCGGGGCAGGCGGACGCCTCCCGGCAGGCGGACTCGACACTGCAGACCGACACGACAGCCGTCTCGCACTCCACCGTGGAAATCCGGACATCCGTCCCGGGCGTCCGCGTCTACGCCGACAGCCAGTACCTCGGAGCAACGCCGTTTCCGGCGGCGGGACTTTCCGAGGGGATGCACACGTTTCACTATGTCCCGCCGGACGCCGACCGGTGGCTCTCGGCGGCCGTGCTTGAAACATTGATGGTCCATCCGGGCGACCACCTCGTCCGCACGGTTGAGTTCGCTCCTCTCTACCATATCGCGACCGAACCATACGGCGCGACGGTCCGCCGCAACGGAATCCCGGTGGGCGAAACACCCGTCGATCTCCAACTGACACCCACCCGGGACCTGATCACCGTGGCCAGGCCCGGGTATGAGGAGGCGGCCGTGGCCTTCACGGGGGGCGAGCGGTCGGTCCATATTCTCCTGCATCCGCGCATTGGGCCCGGCAACGGGGCCGGCGGCCCGACTCTCGCAGACCAGCAGCTGGTCTACCTGTCCGGCGAGCGGTCGAAGAGCTCGTTTCCCATCTTCCTCACCACGGGCGCGACCGTTCTGACCGGAGCGGCGGCGGCGTACTTCAAGATCAGAGCCGACAACTACTACGATGACTACTCCCGCACGGGGAATCAGGGTAGCCTCGATCAGGTGCACCGTCTCGACCTGGCGTCGGGGATCTCCCTGGCGGCGAGCGAGTTGAGCCTGGTGACGCTTGCCTATTTTCTCCTCGCGCGTTGA